Within bacterium, the genomic segment CAAAAGAAAGAATTAGAGATGAATGGTTTAAGATATTATCTAGCCCAGTTGAGAATATTAGAAAAACTATGTTTCTTTTGGAAATTACTGGTTTAATGAAAAATATTCTACCAGTTGTAACTTCGATGAGAAATTTTTCTCAGACTGGAAAACATCATAAGAAAGATTTATATGATCACTGTATTGATGTTTTAATTTCTACGGCTAGACTCACACCGGACCCAATTATTAGATTTTCTGCTTTAATTCATGATATAGGAAAATTAATAACTAGAAGTGGATGCGAAGGAAGTTATCGTTTTAAGGAACATAATTATTATGGAATGGTTTTATCGGAAACGATTTGCAGGGATCTTAAATTAAAATTAGAAGAAATAAATCTTGTTAAATATCTTATTGAGCATCATCTGGAAATCAAAGATTTATATGTTGCATGTAAAAATAAATTTAATAAAAAACTTGTTTCTAGATTTATTGTAAAACACAAAGATTATTTAAAAGAATTATTGCTGTTGGGAAAGGCAGATATAGAACTCAATGAGAGAATTGTAATTTTCATAGAAGGAATTGAGGAATTCTATACGGATTATACAAGCGAAAATAGGAATGAAATTAAAAGTATTCTTAAAGGAAAAGAAATCATGGAAATCTGCAAAAATGCAAATAGTGGAAAATGGATTGGTGAAATCAAAAATCTACTGATAGAAAAACAAATAGAGGGTGTTATTAAAAATAGGGAAGAAGCCATTTCATTTGTCAAGTGTAATTTCAAAGTAGGAAGTGATTCATGTTAATAAATGAAGATCTTATTATAGATCAAAATAATTTACAAATAATGGAATTTAAGGTACTGAAAAGAGATGGGCATGACTTTATTCAACTATATAAAAATTTTTATAGAAGCGCTGTATTAAAAGAAAAAGTTTATTTGGAATTGAGTGATGTGTGTTTGGATTTGTATTTAGATAAAGAATGGGTATTGTTTAAATCTAAAAAAGATTTTGATAAAAAAGTTGAAAAATTGAAATATGAGATTCCACGCGGAATCAGATATTTTGATATTGACAAAAAAATATCTAAAGATTTTTTGAGATCACACAATGAATGTATTTTTGTATATGGTGATAATTTAATACGAAAAGGAACTGCAGGAGCAGCGGAATTTAGAAATGAAATAAATTCATATGGTGTAATCACAAAAAAATATCCATCAATGGATGATAAATCTTTTTATAGACCAGAAGAATATGTAGAAGTATTTAAAAAAGAATTAAATTTATTAATAGATAAAATGATATGTGAATATAATAAAATATTTTTAATTTCTAAAATTGGAGCAGGATTAGCAAATAGATATAATATATTTGAATATCTAATAATACATGGATTGTCGGATGAAATAATAAATAGAAAAATGATTAATAATTGTATATTTTTATTTAATATTGACGATGAAATACAGAAGGCCGATATTTTTATGAGAAAAATTAATTTGAAAAATAAAGAAAAATCATCGAGAATATCATTAGCTTATTCTGATGGAAATAATAGCTGGTTATTTAATAGAAATGTTAATGAAGAGTATAATGAAGATGAATATGATAGCGAAGACGATGAAGATGATGATAGAGAAGATGATGAAGATGAAGGTGATCCGAGTTTCTAAAAAAATAGGGAGCATAAAATGGATATTATCCAAAATGAAATTTTAATCAGGGATAAGTTTTTAAGGTATCCAGAGATTAAGGAAATTGATACTGGTTTTATAAATGAAATTAAGGAATCATCGGGGTTTGAAAAAGAATGGATTGCAACTGAAAAAATAAGAGGAATTCATATTTCGCTTGTTGCAGATAAAAATCAGGTAAAAATAGCAAATAAAATTAATATTTGCCATGACAGTATTTTTGATCATTTAGTTCTTAATTCAGTTTCCTGTTATTTTGAAGCAATAAAAAAATATTGTTCTGATAATAAAATATCGATGCAAATATATGGTGTGTTTTTCGGAGGATATTATAATAATAATTTTTCAGTTATAGAACACACTCCTATGGATACTCTGATAACTTATTCTATGAATCATCACTGGTGGGCATATGATATTAAAATAAATTCAGAATTTGTTTCATGGGAAAAATTAGCAGAATTAACAACGTTGTTTGGGATTTCTTGTGTTCCTGTATTAAGAAAATCAAATCTTTCTGAAATAATAAAATTAAGTCCAGAGAAATATTTATCAATGGTTTCATATATATTACACAACGCAGTGATAGAAAATAATTATGTGGAAGGATTTGTAATAAGAAGTTCTGATGTGGAAAAAACTCAGAAAGGTAATAGGATGATGTTTAAAAATATTAGACATATAATGAGAAGAATCGAAAAAAGAAAATTCTCTTCAAATTCGGATACGAAAGGAAATAACGTGAATACTTTGGATAATTTCTATAAAATATGTGATAAATATATGTCCGATCAAAGATTCATTTCTATTTTTACAACAATTGGAAAACCAAAATCTAAAAAAGATTTGGGATCATATTTATCTACATATTGCAAAAGTTTATATGACGAAATGTCCAAGGAAAATATAAAACCCAATTATATAAAAACAATACAGAAAATTTCAGTTTATAGACTGAAAAGTGATTTTTATGGAATGTTGGCAGATATGTGTGTAGATGGAATTGAACGAAAAACCTATCAAGATGAATATGATAGAAATTTTAGTATGTATATTGATGAATATGGAAATGCTGTTATGGATGCTTTCAAAATAGACGATGACAAAACTAAAAATGTGGAAAGTGCTTCTAAACCAGAACAAAAAACGGAAGATATTAAACCGGTAAATAATAACGAAACCACAAAGGAAATTGCTCCTCAATTTAAAAATAATCCATACTATTACGGATATGATGTTGATGATTATGATGACTATTCCCCAACACATTATTCCCCCGCTTCTGACACCACCATTCATTTCATAGCATGCAAAGACGTGGATGAGAAGGATCTTCTGGTCCCATCATATAAGGAAAAGAAAGCACCAGGGTTTGGATTTTATACAATAGAAGACATGATTATAAATCCGGATGAAGTGAAAATGATTAGAAGCGGTTGGAGATGCAAAATAGAAGAAGAATACATACTTTATTTTGAAGCAAGAAATTCTTTAGATTCAAATAAAGATATTCATGTATTAACGAAGCCAAATATAGTTACCAGTGATTATGAAGATGAATTAAAATTTGTGGTGTGGAATAATAGTAAAGAATCCATTAATATTCCAAAAAATACTATGATAGTCTATGGAATATTATGTAAAACTGAAAAGGTATATATTGATGTTGTNNNNNNNNNNNNNNNNNNNNNNNAAATAATTGACGAGGCTGATCTTTTATAAAGATCTATAAACTAAATATATATATTTAGTGACAGGTAATCTTTGTTTTTATTTTTCAATAAAGAATGGAGTTTTTTTCTATGTTAGAATTGTTTGGTGATACTTTTAATTCGCCACAGTTGAAACAATTAATAAAACTAAACAAAATGGAAAAAGAGAATATTCAAACTATAGTCGTGGAATTTAACAATCCAATTGGATCATTGCTTCTTTCTACAGCTCAAACAGAAGCAATGAAAAAATTAATATTGGATATTTTTCTAATATTAAAACTACCAAATGATGATCAAGAAATAATTAATAAAAATGTAAAAATTCTAAAAAAAGAATTAAATAGAATTTCAAATCACGATCTAATATCAAAACTGAAGAAGATTCTGGATACAACAAATATCCAGATTGATTCCTCGGTAACAAATATTTTAATGGGTAAATTAAAATTCAAAGTCTCTCATGATAACAGTGTTATGAGCAGACAAGCAATTACAGATACGAGAAGCAACTGTTACTATACTCAATTTGAAAATTTGATACCACATAAATATGAAGCAATACAGTATCTGAAATATCTATCAATTAATGATAGGGACGAATTTGAAAATTCTGTTGCAAAATTGAATATAGGAAAATTGCTAGATATATTTGATAGCAATAAAAATGAAAAAGAATTAAAGAAAATCATAATTTCACTATTATCGAACGTAAACGAAAAAACAATAAAAATTTTCAAAACGTTGTCTTGCGCGTATAGAAAGAAAAGAACACGAGCAATGCTTGAAAATGAAATCAGAGTCATATTGAGTACTATACCAGCTAATAAAATAGTTGCTTATCTCAATATTTTCAGGACTGAAATTAGATCAACAAAATTATTTTGGGACTTTTTGTTGAGGTGCATAAACCGCAAAACAGTTGAGAATTACATAGTTAATACTAGAAATTTGAAAGTTGGCGATGTAAAAATTATTCTGATACATGAAAAACAACCGCCAGCAGATGAGAATTCTCATAGCTTATTTCAAATGATTCTAATAAATAGGTATATTAACGTTCAATCTCTATTGAAGAGAGATGAGATTTGGGATTTGCTAGATAAAAACAATAAAATAATTTATTGTGTTATCTTCAATGATTGGAATGTTAAATACGACAAAACAAATGAGAAAGAACATTTGTTTTTCAAATTTATGAAGAATCCATTTGAAGTTATCAGAAACTGTTTTAATAGCAGGAACAATACATACAAAGATAATTGCGTAGAATTCGTAAAAGAGAATTCTTCAATTTTTACAAAACTAAGTATTGATCCCCGGATCAATATGAGCATCCCATATAAAGTCCGGCTTGAAAAATGTAGAAAAGAAGGATTCTTACCAGAGAATGTTTTTGATCCAAATGATCAAATGAGATCCCACGCATGTAAAGAGATTGGGTATGATTACCCGCATTTACATGACAATAATACAAGGATTGCATTGGAATCAAGAAGAAAACTTGGATT encodes:
- a CDS encoding CCA tRNA nucleotidyltransferase, yielding MFLEIISNAFINSGYELFIVGGCVRNELLGIKPKDYDLTTDATPEEIKNIFTSEFMNNNSCRVKIYDTGIEHLTLTLVIYDCIHKETFEITTYRVDEKCDGRHAVVSRAKSLKDDCSRRDFTINGIAKNPLTGEIIDFFGGIDDLNKRIIRAIGDSEKRLKEDWLRMLRAIRFSSNLGFEIDPALKIEITKHSDKILKISKERIRDEWFKILSSPVENIRKTMFLLEITGLMKNILPVVTSMRNFSQTGKHHKKDLYDHCIDVLISTARLTPDPIIRFSALIHDIGKLITRSGCEGSYRFKEHNYYGMVLSETICRDLKLKLEEINLVKYLIEHHLEIKDLYVACKNKFNKKLVSRFIVKHKDYLKELLLLGKADIELNERIVIFIEGIEEFYTDYTSENRNEIKSILKGKEIMEICKNANSGKWIGEIKNLLIEKQIEGVIKNREEAISFVKCNFKVGSDSC